The Candidatus Hydrogenedentota bacterium genome includes the window AATTACGCCGGGTTGAATCTCATAAACATTGATGCCATGCTCCGCAAGCCGCACGGCAAAGAGCTGAGAGGCCATGCTGCCGCCCATTTTGCTGATACAGTACTCGGCGCGATTTACGCTCGCGGCCGTCGCTGAAATACTGGTGATGAAGATGATCGACGGAGCAACGGCGGCGTTGTCCCTGGGGTGGGCCACCATGTGATTGGCCACGGTCTGCGTGAGGAAAAATGGACCGCGCAGGTTAATACCCATCACCCGGTCATAACTTTCCGGCGTCGTTTCGAGGATATCGTAGCGCTTCGCGAGGGAAACGCCGGCATTATTCACGAGGACATCCACGTGTCCAAAAGCATCCACCGTTTCCGCAAGGATACGCGGGTGATCTTCCAGACTGGACACATCACCACGGATAGGGTGGAGCCGGCGTCCGAGTTTTTCGACCTCCGCCTTCACCTCGTACAGCCCTGATTCGGTGTTCTCGGGATCGGGGTTGGTGGCCACACCGGCAATGTCATAGCCATGCCGGGCGAGCGTCAGGGCAATGCCCCGACCGATGCCACGGCTGGCGCCGGTGATAAGTGCAACTTTCTTCATGTGATCGGGTTCCCTTCGCGTTTCATAGGACGGACAAGACGGAAATGACCGACTGAATCAATCCGTCGTACTCGCCGTATCGGTCCTATTCTACAGCGGCGTCACATCCAGCCAGCGGCGCTCTTCCCAGCTCTTCAGGCCGAGCTCGGCCAATTGAACGCCCTTCGCGCCCTCCTTCAGCCCCCAGGGGAAGGGCTCGCCCAATACCACGTGGCGCAGGAAAAGCTCCCACTGGGCTTTGAAGGCGTTGTCAAAGACGCGGTTGGTGGGGACGGTCGTCCAGCCCGCGTTAAAGTCGATGGGACTTGGGATATCCGGATTCCATACGGGCTTGGGGGTGTTGGCCTGATGCTGGGTCACGCATTCGCGCAGGCCGGCCACCGCCGAACCGTGGGTGCCGTCCACCTGCAGGGTCACAAGATCGTCGCGGCGCACCCGCACGCACCACGAGGAATTGAAGTGGCAGACAATGTTTCGATCCGTCACGAACGTCGCATAGGCCGCGTCATCGGAGGTGCAGGTGTAGGGTTTGCCCTGTTCGTCGATTCGCGTGGGGATATGGGTTGCGCCCAGGCAGGAAACCGACGTCACATTGCCGAAAAGGTTGTCCACCAGATAGCGCCAGTGGCACAGCATGTCCACGATAATACCGCCGCCGTCTTCTTTGCGATAGTTCCAGGACGGGCGCTGCGCGGGCTGGTCTTCGCCGGTAAACACCCAGTAGCCGAATTCGCCACGCACGGAGAGAATCCTGCCGAAGAAGCCGGTATCGATGAGATACTTCAGTTTGAGGAAGCCGGGAAGCCAGAGTTTGTCCTGCACCACGCCATGCTTGACGCCCGCAGTCTCCGCCAGACGAAACAGTTCCAGCGCCTGCTCGGTGTTTTCGGCGCAGGGCTTCTCGCAATAGACATGCTTTCCGGCCGCAATCGCCGCCTTAACATCGGGAAAACGGCGCTGGGTTACTTGAGCGTCAAAATAGAGGGGATAGGCGGGGTCCGCAAGCAGTCCAGCCAGGTCGGTAGAATACTTCAATCCACCATGGGCCGCCGCCAGCGCCGCAAGCTTGCTCTCGTTGCGTCCGGTCAGAATCGGTTCCGGGAGAATACGGCTGGTATCGTCAATCTTTACGCCGCCCTGTTCCCGGATCGCGAGAATGGATCGAACCAGGTGCTGGTTGGTGCCCATGCGTCCCGTGACGCCGTTCATGATGATGCCGATGTTGTGGGTGGTCATGAAATGATCCTTATCGTGATTGCACGTTGATTATCAAATGGACTGTGTCGGCTCGAAAAAGGTGAGGTACGGACCCTCCGCTATGAACCGCTTCAAATAGACCGCCAGCTCCATCGCGTGGTAGTCACCCCACATGGAGGACTCGCCGCAAGGGATCGACCGGCCTTCGGGCACGTGATCCCAGCCGTTGGGGCGGTGGTAGACCGAGTGGAGCAGTAAGCCCTGGTGCGCGGGATCCTCCGAGAGATAGGGCGCGGCAAGCAGCGTCTTCGCGACTTGTAGCCCGGCCCGGAAGTATCGCGCCCCTTCTTGGGTATCCAATCCCAGATACCGTCCAAGCCGCAGCAGGCCCTGGGCCGAAATTGCCGCCGCCGAACTGTCCAGCGGCTCGTGGGCGTTATACGGGTCGCCGGGCTCGTCGCGATAATTGGGAAAGTGAACCACCCCCGGCGCGCCCGTGTCCCAGAAGGGGATACCGTCGGCGGTTGTATTCTCGATGTAAAAATCACTGGTCGCGCGGGCCATGGCAAGCAGCATTTCTTCCACGTTGGCACGTCCCCCCTGACACGCGAGATCGTTGTCGTCCAACAAGGGAAGAAACTCCAACTCTTCCGCCGCGCCGAGCAATACCCACGCCAGCCCGCGCGTCCAGGTGGAGAAGGGAGTGTAGCCCTGCTGCGTACTGGGGCAGCGATACTGGCCGTCCGTCATGTTGAAGATGCTTTCATGCACGACGCGACCGTACACGTCGTAATGGTCGCGCCCCGTCCCATAGTAAACGTTGAATCGGTGCGTGTTCCGCATGTGCTCCAGCGCCCGCTGGCAGAGGGATATCTTCTTGTCGCCTTCGCCCATAAGCACGTGGCCCAACTGGTGCGCCCGCATCAAAATACGGCAGGAGCGTATGGTGTCGCTGAACAGGGAGTGGGGGCCGTTGAAGCTGTGGATATAACCCGTGCCGTCGGCGATCCTCGACCAACGCGCGGCCTGTACGGCGCCTGAAACCTTGACGGCGAGCTCGTAAAAGGCCCGGGCGTCGTCCGCCATGGGTATCCGGCCTTCCTTGGCCAGGCGCAACACATTGCCATAGGTGGACAGGTTGTTGAAGCCATGATCGTGCACGCCCACATGGCTGATGTGCGGCGCCATGTAATCATGTATCCGCCGCACACCCCGATCCAGATACTCGCTGTCGTCCGACGCGTCGAATTGCAGCACCAGACAACCGTACTGAAAGCCCTGGGTCCACTCCGTCCAGCCCCGGCTCGTGTAATTGCCCGCGACGGTAAACACGGGCGAACCCTTCGCCGGATCCCATGCATTGTCGAGGTTGAGGAGTTTCGGGCCCGCCAGCGAAAAGAACTGATCGAGTTGAGTGGACAGACTGGAAGCGTTCAAAGTGTCAGGAAGGTGCATGGGGCCCTCTCGGTGTTGGATACGAAATCAAAGGCGTTATTGTAGCAGTCGCCCGCCCAGCCTTCCACCCACCGGGGACGTGGCATCTTGGGAACGTACCGCCGCACGGGCGCCCGAACGGGGCAATGCGGCCACCGGACACTTGAGCTTGCTCCGGGCCGGTGAATCCCATGCCGGTGCGGCGTGTCCGCGCGGAATTCCGCAACGTTGTTGGAGTTCCATTACCTTTGCTTGTGTACCGTCCGCCACCACTTTTGTCTCTCTACGCCACCATGGTGTAACCTATTATTACCAATCGGTGACGCCATCGGCGCCCCAGACTTATGGAGTACCCCCTCATGTTTCTGTCCATGCTCATCCTCTCCCTCTCCACCCTTGGCGCCGATGTCCCCGCCACCACTACTTTCCATGTCGCTCCGAACGGAAGTGATTCGGCGGCTGGCAGCCAGGAGGCCCCTTTCGCCTCCCTTGATCGCGTGCAAGCCGCTGTGCGGGACACGATTGCCGCAGGCCTGACCCAACCGATTTCCGTGGAACTCCGCGCGGGCACTTACAGCCTTACCGAGGCGTTGGAATTTGGTCCGGAAGATGGTGGTACAGAGGCCTTCAGCGTCACTTACCGCGCCTTCGAAGGCGAGCACGTTACGATCTCCGGCGGACGCGCCATCACAGGCTGGAAAAAGGCCAAGAGCAATCAGTGGACCGTGGAAATCCCCGAAGCCGCCAACGGCGCATGGTCCTTTCGCGAGCTCTTCAGGGATGGCGAGCGCTTGCCCCGTGGACGCTTCCCGAATGCCCCGGAACTCCTGCGCGTCTCCGGGGTTTCGGAGGATCTCACCGGGATCGTTCTGAGCAACGCACCGGGCGTCGACAACCTCTCGGGCAGTAATGCGGAGCTCGTGATGTTTCAGAACTGGTCCATCTCCCGGGTGCTTGTGGATTCCTCGGCCGACCAGACCCTCAAGCTCAAGAACCCGATGGGATGGGTCGGTCATGGCGATATGACCAGCGCCAGTACGAACAAGCCCACGTATCTCGAAAACGCACTCGCGTTTGTCGATGTACCGGGCGAGTGGTACCTGCACTATGATACCGGACTGTTGACCTATCAGGCGGAAGAAGGGGAAGACCCGAACACGCGCGCCTTCGTCGCACCGGTCGCGGAACAACTACTGTCCGTCAAGGGCACGCCCGAGCAACCTGTGCGCAATCTACATTTCGAGGGGATCACCTTCGAACACACCTACTGGCCGCTGCCCGACTTTGGCTATCTGGGCATTCAGGCGGGCCACTACGGCACCACGGTGAAAGATCCCACCTATGTGCTGCCGCTGGCGCTCGAATTCATCTACGCCGAGGCTTGCGGCCTTACCCGCTGCCACCTCGCGCGGATGGGCGCCTGTGCCGTCGGGTTTGGCGCCGGCACGCGGCGCAATCGTGTGGAAGAATGCACCATTGAAGATATTGGCGGCAACGGCATCATGGTCGGGTGGCGCGGTCATGGTGAGATGGCCCGCCAGTCCAGCGATGAGGACGGTTATCTGGCCGCGGACTGGGCCAATCCCGGCGATGTGCCGATTGAGAATGTTGTCAACGGCAATCTGGTGCAACGTTGTGGTGCGGTAAACCATGGTTGCGTGGGAATCTTCGACGCCTTCGCCCAGAGCACGGCCATCACGCACAATGTAGTGCGGGATCTACCCTACACCGGCATCTCCGTCGG containing:
- a CDS encoding Gfo/Idh/MocA family oxidoreductase, with protein sequence MTTHNIGIIMNGVTGRMGTNQHLVRSILAIREQGGVKIDDTSRILPEPILTGRNESKLAALAAAHGGLKYSTDLAGLLADPAYPLYFDAQVTQRRFPDVKAAIAAGKHVYCEKPCAENTEQALELFRLAETAGVKHGVVQDKLWLPGFLKLKYLIDTGFFGRILSVRGEFGYWVFTGEDQPAQRPSWNYRKEDGGGIIVDMLCHWRYLVDNLFGNVTSVSCLGATHIPTRIDEQGKPYTCTSDDAAYATFVTDRNIVCHFNSSWCVRVRRDDLVTLQVDGTHGSAVAGLRECVTQHQANTPKPVWNPDIPSPIDFNAGWTTVPTNRVFDNAFKAQWELFLRHVVLGEPFPWGLKEGAKGVQLAELGLKSWEERRWLDVTPL
- a CDS encoding glycoside hydrolase family 88 protein produces the protein MHLPDTLNASSLSTQLDQFFSLAGPKLLNLDNAWDPAKGSPVFTVAGNYTSRGWTEWTQGFQYGCLVLQFDASDDSEYLDRGVRRIHDYMAPHISHVGVHDHGFNNLSTYGNVLRLAKEGRIPMADDARAFYELAVKVSGAVQAARWSRIADGTGYIHSFNGPHSLFSDTIRSCRILMRAHQLGHVLMGEGDKKISLCQRALEHMRNTHRFNVYYGTGRDHYDVYGRVVHESIFNMTDGQYRCPSTQQGYTPFSTWTRGLAWVLLGAAEELEFLPLLDDNDLACQGGRANVEEMLLAMARATSDFYIENTTADGIPFWDTGAPGVVHFPNYRDEPGDPYNAHEPLDSSAAAISAQGLLRLGRYLGLDTQEGARYFRAGLQVAKTLLAAPYLSEDPAHQGLLLHSVYHRPNGWDHVPEGRSIPCGESSMWGDYHAMELAVYLKRFIAEGPYLTFFEPTQSI
- a CDS encoding 3-ketoacyl-ACP reductase yields the protein MKKVALITGASRGIGRGIALTLARHGYDIAGVATNPDPENTESGLYEVKAEVEKLGRRLHPIRGDVSSLEDHPRILAETVDAFGHVDVLVNNAGVSLAKRYDILETTPESYDRVMGINLRGPFFLTQTVANHMVAHPRDNAAVAPSIIFITSISATAASVNRAEYCISKMGGSMASQLFAVRLAEHGINVYEIQPGVIRSDMTAGVTEKYDALIEGGLLLQKRWGTPEDIGKACAALAEGYFGYATGAKIEVGGGFGVRRL
- a CDS encoding right-handed parallel beta-helix repeat-containing protein, producing the protein MFLSMLILSLSTLGADVPATTTFHVAPNGSDSAAGSQEAPFASLDRVQAAVRDTIAAGLTQPISVELRAGTYSLTEALEFGPEDGGTEAFSVTYRAFEGEHVTISGGRAITGWKKAKSNQWTVEIPEAANGAWSFRELFRDGERLPRGRFPNAPELLRVSGVSEDLTGIVLSNAPGVDNLSGSNAELVMFQNWSISRVLVDSSADQTLKLKNPMGWVGHGDMTSASTNKPTYLENALAFVDVPGEWYLHYDTGLLTYQAEEGEDPNTRAFVAPVAEQLLSVKGTPEQPVRNLHFEGITFEHTYWPLPDFGYLGIQAGHYGTTVKDPTYVLPLALEFIYAEACGLTRCHLARMGACAVGFGAGTRRNRVEECTIEDIGGNGIMVGWRGHGEMARQSSDEDGYLAADWANPGDVPIENVVNGNLVQRCGAVNHGCVGIFDAFAQSTAITHNVVRDLPYTGISVGFRWNESGTSQRGGRIAYNHVYDTMKMLADGGCLYTLGSQPGAVILGNVFHTVHRSAYAHGGAPNNGIFFDQGSKGFHVEGNTIYDTSGDPIRFNQCGEDSMTWKDNQFGVGR